A segment of the Streptomyces pactum genome:
GCTTTCCCCTTCTCCTTCTGCGGACCGTGCGTCCCTTCGCCGGAACCGGTACCGCTGCCGATCGCGCAACCGGCGAGCGACGCGGCGCAGACCGCGGCGGCGATCGCGGTGCGCACGGCGATCCTCTGGGTGGCGGCCATGTTCCGCCCACCTTCTTCCTTCTCTCGGGCCAACGCCGACGAGGGCGATGTCGGGTGCTGAGCCGGGACGTGCCGTCAGCGCCGTCAAGGTGGCACGAATGCGAGAAGGAATTAGTACGACAAGCCGATGAAATGCCCGCTTCACTCACCTGAGCGGCTCATTACTCCATTTGCGCGAAAAGTCTATGCCTCTTCTTTACTCTGAATTACGATCTGTTTACAGAGCGCGACCACAACCATCGAGCGCTCGGGCACCCCGCCGCTGTACGCCGTGACCCACGGCCGCGAACCGCCCCCGTCCAGCGGGGGTCCGACCATGACCGCGACCGCGCAGCCCCGGAGGAGACGGGAAACATGTCTGCCTGCGTCCCCGCCCGTACCGATTCGGCCCGTACCGAGCACGTCCATCCACCTCACAGCCCGCCGCCCGGCGGCCCCCGGCGCTTGCGCATCGCCGGCGCCGACCTGTCGGCCTCGATCGCCGTCTTCCTGATCGCCCTGCCCCTCTCCCTGGGTATCGCCCTCGCCACCGGCGCCCCCCTCCAGGCCGGCCTCGTCGCGGCCGCGGTGGGCGGGATCGTCGCCGGATGGCTCGGCGGCTGCCCGCTCCAGGTCAGTGGTCCCGCCGCCGGACTCACCGTGGTCACCGCCGACCTCATCGTGCGCTACGGGTGGCGTACGACCTGCGCCATCACCGTGCTGGCCGGGCTCGCCCAGTTGGGTCTCGGCTGTCTGCGCGTGGCACGCTCCGCGCTCGCCGTCAGCCCCGCCATCGTGCACGGCATGCTCGCCGGCATCGGGGTCACCATCGCCGTCGCCCAACTGCACATCGTCCTGGGCGGCACCCCGCAGAGCTCCGTGCCCGACAACCTGCGCGCCCTGCCCGCCCAGTTGGCGAGCCCCAGACCGGCCGACCTCGCGGTGAGCGTGCTGACCCTGACCCTGCTGCTGCTCTGGCCGCGCGTCCCCGGCCGGGCGGGCCTGCTTCTGGGCAAGCTCCCCGCCGCCCTGATCGCCGTCGCCGGTGCCACCGCGGTCGCGGCGCTCGCCGGGCTTCGCCTGCCCAAGGTCGACCTGCCGTCCTGGAGCAGCCACGCTCTGGCCACGCTGCCCGAGGGCCCGGTACTCGGACTCGTCGCGGCCGTCCTGACCACGACGCTGGTGTGCAGTGTGCAGTCCCTGCTCGGCGCGGTGGCCGTGGACAAGCTGGTCTCCGCCCGGCCGGGCCTGACCGGCCGGGTCAAACGCTGCGACCTCGACCGCGAGCTGCTCGGCCAGGGCGCCGCCAACATCGTCTCCGGGTCGCTCGGCGGACTGCCCATCGCCGGCGTGGCCGTGCGCAGTTCCGCGAACGTGGCCGCGGGTGCCGTCAGCCGGAACTCCACGATGCTGCACGGCGTTCTCGTAGTGATCGCCGCACTGCTGATGGTCCCGGCCCTGGAGCTCATCCCGCTCGCCGCACTCGCCTCCCTGGTCATGGCCGTCGGCCTCAAGATGGTGTCCCTGAACCACATCCGCACGGTGACCCGCCACCGTGAGGTTCTGGTCTACGCGGTCACCACCTGCGGCGTGGTGTTCTTCGGCGTCCTGGAGGGCGTCGCGCTGGGCATCGCCGTGGCCGTCGGCGTCGCCCTGCACCGCCTGACCCGCACCCGGATCACGCACGACGAGACGGAAGGAACCCATCACGTACACGTCCGAGGCCAGTTGACGTTCCTCGCGGTGCCCAGACTCAGCCGCGTCCTGCATCACGTGCCCCAAGGGGCGGATGCCGTCGTGGAGCTGGACGGGTCGTTCATGGACCACGCGGCATACGAGACGCTGCAGGACTGGCAGAAGACGCACACCGCGCAAGGCGGCACCGTCGACATCACCGGCCGTCGGCCCGGCACCCGTATCTCCGAACCGGCCGACGTGGACGGCTGCCGCTGCCGCCCCTGGACACCCTGGCGCAACCACCAGTGCGAACCCTCGCACCCGGCGCCCCCGCCCGGCTCCGGCCGGCCGGGCGACGCCGGCCGGAGCACCGACGCGGCGACCGGCCCGGGCGGACCCGACGGTCCGGCCGGACACCCCGACGCGCCCCCCAGGGCCGGCGGTACCGGCAAGGACGGCCGGACCGACTCACCCGGCAGATCGCACGGACCCAGCGGACCCAGCGGGCGGGAACTGGCGCGTGGCATCAGCGCGTTCCAGCGCAACACCGCCCCGCTGGTGCGCGGAGAGCTGGCCCGGCTGGCCCGCGAGGGACAGCAGCCCTCCCAGCTTTTCCTGACCTGCGCCGACTCTCGAGTGGTGACGTCGATGATCACGTCCAGCGGCCCCGGTGACCTCTTCGTCGTGCGCAACGTGGGCAATTTCGTGCCGCTGCCCGGCGTGGAGAGCGGCGACGACTCGGTGGCCGCCGCGATCGAGTACGCGGTGGACATCCTGAAGGTGCGGTCCATCACGGTGTGCGGGCACTCCGGGTGCGGCGCCATGCAGGCGCTGCTCAGCGCCGAGCCCGGGGGTGCGCAGACCCCGCTCAAGCGGTGGCTGCGGCACGGGCTGCCGAGCCTGGAGCGCTTGCCCGAGGACGAGGGTGCCCGGCCCTTGCTGGCCGGACGCCGGCCCGCCGACGCGGCCGAGCAGCTCTGCCTGGCCAATGTGGTCCAGCAGTTGGAGCATCTGCGCGCACACGGCGCGGTGTCCCGGGCGCTGGACGCGGGCGACCTGGAGCTCCACGGTATGTACTTCCACGTGGGCGAGGCCCAGGCGTACCTGCTCTCCGAGGACGCCGGGGACGGGGTGTTCGAGCTGGTACTGGAGACCGACCTGACCGCCTGAGCGGTACGGCGAGCCGGGGCGCGGGGAGAGAGGGTGTGAGCGGCGTTACAAACCCTGAACCCCGCGCCACCGGCATCCGTGGGTACTGATGACCACTGGCCACGAGGACGGGCGACCGCCCCACAGGTCTAAACCAGTTGCCCGTCGACCCTTGTCATCGGCCCCCCGGGTCTGATGAGCTGTGGCCTGGGACACAACGGACAACCCTGAGAATGGGAGATGTCGTGAGCAACGAATCCTTGGCCAACCTGCTGAGGGGGGAGACGGGACGATGAGCGAGACTTCTTCCCTCTCCAACCTGCTCAAGGAAGAGCGCAGGTTCGCGCCCCCCGCCGACCTGGCCGCGAACGCCAACGTCACGGCGGAGGCGTACGAACAGGCCAAGGCCGACCGCCTCGGTTTCTGGGCCGAGCAGGCCCGTCGGCTGACCTGGGCCGAGAAGCCGACCGAGACCCTCGACTGGTCGAACCCGCCGTTCGCCAAGTGGTTCAAGGACGGCAAGCTCAACGTCGCCTACAACTGCGTGGACCGGCACGTGGAGGCCGGAAACGGCGACCGCGTCGCCATCCACTTCGAGGGCGAGCCCGGCGACAGCCGCGCCATCACCTACGCCGAGCTCAAGGACGAGGTCTCCAAGGCCGCCAACGCCCTGCTGGAGCTGGGCGTGCGCAAGGGCGACCGGGTCGCCGTCTACATGCCGATGATCCCGGAGACGGCGATCGCGATGCTGGCCTGCGCCCGGATCGGCGCCGCCCACTCGGTCGTCTTCGGCGGCTTCTCCTCGGACGCCCTCGCGACCCGCATCCAGGACGCCGACGCCCGGGTCGTCATCACCTCCGACGGCGGCTACCGGCGCGGCAAGCCCTCCGCGCTCAAGCCGGCCGTCGACGAGGCCGTCGAACGCGCCGGCACCGTCGAGCACGTGCTCGTCGTCCGCCGCACCGGCCAGGAGGTCGCCTGGGACGACTCCCGCGACACGTGGTGGCACGAGGCCGTCGACCGGCAGTCCGCCGAGCACACGCCGGAGGCGTTCGACGCGGAGCACCCGCTGTTCATCCTGTACACGTCCGGTACGACCGGTAAGCCCAAGGGCATCCTGCACACCTCCGGCGGCTACCTCACGCAGACGGCGTACACGCACTGGGCCGTCTTCGACCTCAAGCCGGAGACCGACGTCTACTGGTGCACCGCCGACGTCGGCTGGGTCACCGGGCACTCGTACATCGTCTACGGCCCGCTCGCCAACGGCGCCACCCAGGTCATGTACGAGGGCACGCCGGACACCCCGCACCAGGGCCGGTTCTGGGAGATCGTGCAGAAGTACGGCGTGACGATCCTCTACACCGCGCCCACCGCGATCCGGACGTTCATGAAGTGGGGCGACGACATCCCCGCGAAGTTCGACCTGTCCTCCCTGCGCGTCCTCGGCTCGGTCGGCGAGCCGATCAACCCCGAGGCCTGGATCTGGTACCGCAAGAACATCGGCGCGGACAGCACCCCGGTCGTCGACACCTGGTGGCAGACCGAGACCGGCGCGATGATGATCACGCCGCTCCCGGGCGTCACGGAGGCCAAGCCGGGCTCCGCCCAGCGCCCGCTGCCCGGCATCTCCGCCACCGTCGTGGACGACGAGGCGAGCGAGGTGCCCAACGGCGGAGGCGGCTACCTGGTCCTCACCGAGCCGTGGCCGTCGATGCTGCGCACCATCTGGGGCGACGACCAGCGGTTCATCGACACGTACTGGTCGCGTTTCGAGGGCAAGTACTTCGCCGGTGACGGCGCCAAGAAGGACGAGGACGGCGACATCTGGCTGCTGGGCCGCGTCGACGACGTGATGCTCGTCTCCGGCCACAACATCTCCACCACCGAGGTCGAGTCGGCCCTCGTCTCCCACCCGTCGGTCGCCGAGGCGGCCGTGGTCGGCGCGGCGGACGAGACGACCGGGCAGGCCATCGTGGCCTTCGTGATCCTGCGCGGCTCGGTCACGGAGACCGGCAGCCTGGTCTCCGACCTGCGGAACCACGTCGGGACCGCCCTCGGCCCGATCGCCAAGCCCAAGCGGATCCTGCCGGTGGCAGAGCTGCCGAAGACCCGCTCCGGCAAGATCATGCGGCGCCTGCTGCGCGATGTGGCGGAGAACCGGCAGCTCGGGGACGTCACGACCCTGACCGACTCCACCGTCATGGATCTCATCCAGACGAAGCTTCCGACGGCGTCCAGCGAGGACTGAACCGCCCGCTCCGAGGGCACCCGGCGAGAACCACGCCGGGTGCCTTTTCGCACGGAATGCCCGGCTATGCACCGTCACGGAGATCACCAGGCACCCTCGCCGCAGTTTAGGTAGGCTAAGGAACGCGTAAGAGACTCAACAAGATCCGCGAAGATCCTCATGGTGTGCCGGGAAGTCTGGTCGGCGAGTGTTCCGTGCTGCCCACCGACCGGAGGTTCTCCCTGTGACCGCGCCCCACACCCCCCGCAAAGCCTTCGGACGTCTGTCCCTCCCGGAGCGGAACTACGTCGCGGACGCACTGCGCACCGAGACGGTCGGCGGCGTCCTGCTGCTGGTCGCCGCGGTCACCGCGCTGGTGTGGGCGAACATACCGGCGGTGAGCGACAGCTACGAGAGCGTCAGCCACTTCCACTTCGGTCCCGAGGCCCTCGGCCTGAACCTGTCGGTCGCGCACTGGGCCGCCGACGGACTGCTCGCGGTCTTCTTCTTCGTCGCCGGTATCGAGCTCAAGCGCGAACTCGTCGCCGGTGACCTGAAGGACCCGAAGGCCGCCGCGCTCCCGGTGGTGGCGGCGCTGTGCGGCATGGCCGTACCCGCGATCGTCTACACGATCACCAGCGGTGCCGGCGGCGGCTCCCTGGCCGGCTGGGCGGTGCCCACCGCCACCGACATCGCCTTCGCGCTCGCCGTGCTCGCCGTCATCGGCACCTCCCTGCCGAGCGCCCTGCGCGCCTTCCTGCTGACCCTCGCCGTCGTGGACGACCTGTTCGCGATCATGATCATCGCGGTCTTCTTCACCGAGTCCCTCAACTTCGCCGCGCTCGGCGGCGCGCTCGTCGGTCTCGCCGTGTTCTGGCTGCTGCTCCGCAAGGGCGTGCGCGGCTGGTACGTGTACGTCCCGCTCGGCCTCGTGATCTGGGGGCTGATGTACAACAGCGGCGTCCACGCCACCATCGCCGGCGTCGCGATGGGCCTGATGCTGCGCTGCCACACCCGCGAAGGTGAGCAGCACTCCCCGGGCGAGCACATCGAGCACCTCGTGCGCCCCCTGTCGGCGGGCCTGGCCGTGCCGCTGTTCGCGCTGTTCAGCGCGGGCGTCGCGCTCTCGGGCGGCGCGCTCGCCGACGTGTTCACCAAGCCGGAGACCCTCGGTGTCGTGCTCGGACTCGTGGTCGGCAAGACGCTCGGCATCTTCGGCGGCACCTGGCTCACCGCGCGCTTCACCCGGGCCTCGCTCAGCGACGACCTCGAATGGGCCGACGTGTTCGCGGTGGCGACCCTGGCCGGTATCGGATTCACCGTCTCGCTGCTCATCGGCGAGCTGGCCTTCGAGGGCGACGCGACGATGACGGGCCAGGTCAAGGCCGCGGTACTGGCCGGCTCCCTCATGGCGGCGCTCCTGGCCACCGTCCTGCTGAAGATACGGAACGCCAAGTACCGCAAGATGATCGCGGACGAGGAGCGCGACGACGACCTCAGCGGCGTCCCGGACATCTACGAGGAGGACGACCCCGCGTACCACCTGCGCGTGGCCGCCGTCTACGAGAAGAAGGCCGCCGAGCACCGCCGGATCGCCGAGGAGATGGAATCGGCGCGGCTTGCCGAAGTGCCGGGCGGGGCAGGCGATGAGGGCGACCGTCCGGCATGATCTGACGAGACGGTACAGAAGACGGACCGTACGCGGTCGGGCCGCAGTGGTCGGGCGGCACGCGACAACCACGGAACCGTACGCAGATGAGCCAGGAGAAGAGGGAGTCCGCGATGAGCGCACCCGACGACAGCCCGGTCGGCACCGAACGCAGCATCGGCCATCTGTTCGC
Coding sequences within it:
- a CDS encoding SulP family inorganic anion transporter, which codes for MSACVPARTDSARTEHVHPPHSPPPGGPRRLRIAGADLSASIAVFLIALPLSLGIALATGAPLQAGLVAAAVGGIVAGWLGGCPLQVSGPAAGLTVVTADLIVRYGWRTTCAITVLAGLAQLGLGCLRVARSALAVSPAIVHGMLAGIGVTIAVAQLHIVLGGTPQSSVPDNLRALPAQLASPRPADLAVSVLTLTLLLLWPRVPGRAGLLLGKLPAALIAVAGATAVAALAGLRLPKVDLPSWSSHALATLPEGPVLGLVAAVLTTTLVCSVQSLLGAVAVDKLVSARPGLTGRVKRCDLDRELLGQGAANIVSGSLGGLPIAGVAVRSSANVAAGAVSRNSTMLHGVLVVIAALLMVPALELIPLAALASLVMAVGLKMVSLNHIRTVTRHREVLVYAVTTCGVVFFGVLEGVALGIAVAVGVALHRLTRTRITHDETEGTHHVHVRGQLTFLAVPRLSRVLHHVPQGADAVVELDGSFMDHAAYETLQDWQKTHTAQGGTVDITGRRPGTRISEPADVDGCRCRPWTPWRNHQCEPSHPAPPPGSGRPGDAGRSTDAATGPGGPDGPAGHPDAPPRAGGTGKDGRTDSPGRSHGPSGPSGRELARGISAFQRNTAPLVRGELARLAREGQQPSQLFLTCADSRVVTSMITSSGPGDLFVVRNVGNFVPLPGVESGDDSVAAAIEYAVDILKVRSITVCGHSGCGAMQALLSAEPGGAQTPLKRWLRHGLPSLERLPEDEGARPLLAGRRPADAAEQLCLANVVQQLEHLRAHGAVSRALDAGDLELHGMYFHVGEAQAYLLSEDAGDGVFELVLETDLTA
- the acs gene encoding acetate--CoA ligase, which encodes MSETSSLSNLLKEERRFAPPADLAANANVTAEAYEQAKADRLGFWAEQARRLTWAEKPTETLDWSNPPFAKWFKDGKLNVAYNCVDRHVEAGNGDRVAIHFEGEPGDSRAITYAELKDEVSKAANALLELGVRKGDRVAVYMPMIPETAIAMLACARIGAAHSVVFGGFSSDALATRIQDADARVVITSDGGYRRGKPSALKPAVDEAVERAGTVEHVLVVRRTGQEVAWDDSRDTWWHEAVDRQSAEHTPEAFDAEHPLFILYTSGTTGKPKGILHTSGGYLTQTAYTHWAVFDLKPETDVYWCTADVGWVTGHSYIVYGPLANGATQVMYEGTPDTPHQGRFWEIVQKYGVTILYTAPTAIRTFMKWGDDIPAKFDLSSLRVLGSVGEPINPEAWIWYRKNIGADSTPVVDTWWQTETGAMMITPLPGVTEAKPGSAQRPLPGISATVVDDEASEVPNGGGGYLVLTEPWPSMLRTIWGDDQRFIDTYWSRFEGKYFAGDGAKKDEDGDIWLLGRVDDVMLVSGHNISTTEVESALVSHPSVAEAAVVGAADETTGQAIVAFVILRGSVTETGSLVSDLRNHVGTALGPIAKPKRILPVAELPKTRSGKIMRRLLRDVAENRQLGDVTTLTDSTVMDLIQTKLPTASSED
- the nhaA gene encoding Na+/H+ antiporter NhaA, yielding MTAPHTPRKAFGRLSLPERNYVADALRTETVGGVLLLVAAVTALVWANIPAVSDSYESVSHFHFGPEALGLNLSVAHWAADGLLAVFFFVAGIELKRELVAGDLKDPKAAALPVVAALCGMAVPAIVYTITSGAGGGSLAGWAVPTATDIAFALAVLAVIGTSLPSALRAFLLTLAVVDDLFAIMIIAVFFTESLNFAALGGALVGLAVFWLLLRKGVRGWYVYVPLGLVIWGLMYNSGVHATIAGVAMGLMLRCHTREGEQHSPGEHIEHLVRPLSAGLAVPLFALFSAGVALSGGALADVFTKPETLGVVLGLVVGKTLGIFGGTWLTARFTRASLSDDLEWADVFAVATLAGIGFTVSLLIGELAFEGDATMTGQVKAAVLAGSLMAALLATVLLKIRNAKYRKMIADEERDDDLSGVPDIYEEDDPAYHLRVAAVYEKKAAEHRRIAEEMESARLAEVPGGAGDEGDRPA